Proteins encoded together in one Triticum dicoccoides isolate Atlit2015 ecotype Zavitan chromosome 7B, WEW_v2.0, whole genome shotgun sequence window:
- the LOC119339091 gene encoding uncharacterized protein LOC119339091: protein MPRRKVPMRLIEKARARAETHARRTKGLQKKASELATLCAVPVALVCSAGAGDPPLVWESEEGVLERYQRAVPAETRARHTHRCYMETELGKERAKLARTRHGCPGALADWDAALNDMTLEEARGLLETIDTALRATGDRMEALGIPADGGHGPLQGSSHDALMPQKLGHGSGNPVDMDAAGFQQLQMVPFHAGNNEGLLEQFSWDDPFQTEPGCGGFQSVSGNYSAGGDEMLALGLANADYKYSGGCDEMLAPGITNADYNYNYSGGSDEMLTPGFANADGNYSGGGDKMLAPGFANADCNYSSGGGDEMLAPGFGNVDYDLTDLTMWAADELCDAVKPLGCYPDFADGILPPEYSAQVVTGGDYVNTPPSGGYGYPMGTGMGDNFTHLDSNYTAHWQFQRFDTSSLLLGEMQS, encoded by the exons ATGCCGCGCCGCAAGGTCCCCATGAGGCTCATCGAGAAGGCGCGGGCGCGCGCCGAGACCCACGCCAGGAGGACCAAGGGGCTGCAGAAGAAGGCGTCGGAGCTCGCCACGCTCTGCGCGGTCCCGGTCGcgctcgtctgctccgccggcgcgGGGGATCCGCCGCTCGTGTGGGAGTCGGAGGAGGGAGTGCTCGAGAGGTACCAGCGCGCCGTCCCGGCCGAGACCCGCGCGCGGCACACGCACCGGTGCTACATGGAGACGGAGCTGGGTAAGGAGAGGGCCAAGCTCGCCCGGACGCGGCACGGCTGCCCCGGCGCGCTCGCAGACTGGGACGCCGCGCTCAACGACATGACGCTGGAGGAGGCGCGCGGGCTGCTCGAGACCATCGACACGGCGCTGCGGGCCACGGGAGATAGAATGGAGGCGCTGGGCATACCTGCCGACGGCGGCCACGGCCCGCTCCAGGGTTCTTCCCACGACGCCCTCATGCCGCAGAAGCTCGGGCACGGTAGCGGCAACCCCGTGGACATGGACGCCGCCGGCTTCCAGCAGCTGCAGATGGTGCCGTTCCACGCTGGGAACAACGAGGGCCTACTCGAGCAATTCTCATGGGACGACCCCTTCCAGACGGAGCCAGGGTGCGGCGGCTTCCAATCTGTCAGCGGCAACTACTCGGCCGGCGGCGACGAGATGCTCGCGCTAGGCCTCGCCAATGCCGACTATAAGTACTCGGGTGGCTGCGACGAGATGCTTGCGCCGGGCATCACCAATGCTGACTACAACTA CAACTACTCGGGCGGCAGCGACGAGATGCTCACGCCGGGCTTCGCCAATGCTGACGGCAACTACTCGGGCGGCGGCGACAAGATGCTCGCTCCGGGCTTCGCAAATGCTGACTGCAACTActcgagcggcggcggcgacgagatgCTCGCGCCTGGCTTTGGCAATGTTGACTACGACTTGACTGATCTGACCATGTGGGCAGCCGACGAGTTGTGTGATGCAGTCAAGCCACTTGGGTGCTACCCTGACTTCGCCGACGGTATTCTACCGCCCGAGTACTCAGCTCAGGTCGTCACCGGCGGGGACTACGTCAACACACCACCATCTGGCGGGTACGGGTACCCCATGGGCACGGGCATGGGCGACAACTTCACTCATCTCGACAGCAACTACACGGCGCACTGGCAGTTCCAGCGCTTCGACACAAGCAGTCTGCTACTAGGGGAAATGCAGTCGTAG